The Epinephelus lanceolatus isolate andai-2023 chromosome 1, ASM4190304v1, whole genome shotgun sequence genome has a window encoding:
- the LOC117257452 gene encoding SRSF protein kinase 3-like: MSSSYAAAISALLSASSSNPPVIPSPHPSPDTAGSPKSSPTPSRPAHCPTAVQTSPRSPEPVGLFDEQQENPADYGIGGYYPVEIGDIFVDRYQVVKKLGWGHFSTVWLCWDMVKSRFVALKVVKSAQTFTETALDEIKLLKCVRDSDPKDPKRETIVHLIDDFRITGVNGEHVCMVLEVLGHQLLRWIVKSNYTGLPLPCVKSILRQVLQGLDYLHTKCKIIHTDIKPENILLRVDEVYIQNLAADTKLWQLPVSSGFTSSTVNKSLREKQSLSSLLGKLTGVFHTLGEWSSKVSGSPIKRLTRKDRSRRGQESASGHNQKDQLHVSFSDATAPSSTSSSIRHSKLSGPNLTLKRQTVLLEDGLDTSPRSHRHSICTWPDLNTDGPVSGSRSVLLHQTADKELPPPSPSNPRVIRDSDVVLDLLKPQNADKILIKIADLGNACWVHKHFTEDIQTCQYRSVEVLIGADYGTPADIWSTACMAFELATGDYLFDPQSGATFSREEDHIAHIMELLGSLPCQFALSGRNSKRYFNHKGLLRHISKLKPWGLFEILLDKYEWPREEATQFSSFLLTMLELLPEKRATAAQCLKHPWINS, encoded by the exons ATGTCATCTTCATATGCTGCTGCTATATCAGCCCTACTTTCAGCCAGCTCTTCCAATCCACCCGTCATACCCAGCCCTCACCCCTCCCCAGATACAGCAGGGAGTCCTAAATCTTCCCCCACGCCCAGCAGACCTGCCCACTGCCCTACAGCTGTACAGACAAGTCCCCGTTCACCTGAGCCTGTGGGATTGTTCGACGAGCAACAGGAGAATCCTGCAGACTATGGCATTG GTGGTTACTACCCTGTAGAGATTGGAGACATTTTCGTAGACCGTTACCAAGTGGTTAAAAAGTTGGGATGGGGCCACTTCTCTACTGTGTGGCTCTGCTGGGATATGGT GAAGAGCCGCTTTGTGGCTCTGAAGGTGGTGAAGAGTGCTCAGACATTCACAGAGACGGCACTGGATGAGATCAAACTTctgaaatgt GTTAGGGACAGTGACCCCAAAGATCCAAAACGTGAGACAATTGTGCACCTCATTGATGACTTCAGGATCACTGGAGTGAATGGAGAGC ATGTGTGCATGGTTCTGGAGGTGCTGGGCCACCAGTTGCTGAGGTGGATTGTCAAATCCAACTACACTGGCCTCCCCCTGCCCTGTGTTAAGAGCATCCTCAGACAG GTTCTGCAGGGTTTAGATTACTTGCACACTAAATGCAAGATTATCCACACAGACATCAAGCCAGAAAACATCCTCCTGCGAGTGGATGAGGTTTACATTCAGAACCTGGCGGCCGACACCAAGCTGTGGCAGCTGCCAGTGTCCTCCGGTTTCACCAGCTCCACAG TGAACAAAAGCCTCAGAGAAAAACAG AGTTTGTCCAGCTTGTTGGGGAAGCTGACTGGGGTTTTCCACACTCTTGGGGAGTGG TCCAGCAAGGTCTCCGGGAGCCCCATTAAGCGACTGACAAGAAAAGACAGGAGTCGACGGGGACAGGAGAGTGCGTCTGGCCACAATCAAAAGGACCAACTTCATGTGTCGTTCTCTGATGCCACTGCTCCTTCTAGCACCAGTAGCTCCATCCGTCACTCTAAGCTCTCAGGTCCTAACCTCACTTTAAAGAGGCAGACAGTGCTGTTGGAAGATGGACTGGACACGTCTCCACGCAGCCACAGACACTCCATATGCACGTGGCCAGACCTCAACACAGATGGTCCTGTCTCTGGCTCTAGATCGGTGTTATTGCATCAGACTGCAGACAAAGAGCTGCCCCCTCCTTCGCCATCCAATCCCCGTG ttATCAGAGATTCGGATGTTGTTCTAGACCTACTAAAGCCTCAGAATGCTGATAAAATCCTCATCAAGATTGCTGACCTGGGCAATGCCTGCTGGGTG CACAAACACTTTACTGAAGATATCCAGACGTGTCAGTATCGCTCTGTGGAGGTTCTGATTGGTGCTGACTACGGCACACCGGCTGATATCTGGAGCACTGCCTGCATG GCTTTTGAGCTGGCCACTGGGGACTACCTGTTTGACCCCCAATCAGGAGCCACGTTCTCCCGCGAGGAAG ATCACATTGCCCACATTATGGAGCTGCTGGGATCACTTCCATGCCAGTTCGCTCTGTCAGGAAGAAATTCCAAGCGATACTTCAACCATAAAG GACTACTGCGACACATCTCAAAGCTGAAGCCGTGGGGCTTGTTTGAGATTCTGCTGGATAAGTACGAGTGGCCACGTGAGGAAGCCACCCAATTCAGCTCTTTCCTCCTGACCATGTTGGAGCTGCTGCCAGAGAAaagagccacagctgcccagtGTCTGAAACACCCCTGGATTAACTCCTAG
- the comtb gene encoding catechol O-methyltransferase B yields MMWLTFLYSCTGGAALLYALYRWVIPAAVQYHGGLALMWHDVIVERMLDTVTQSTRPQRLLDAVQKNATRGDPRSVVKAIDQFCKNKEWAMNVGDEKGSILDSVVSEVNPATVLELGTYCGYSTVRIASLLPPHGKLITLEFNPDYAAIARQVIAWAGLEDKVHLVEGASGDWIPKMKEQFGVKTFDLIFLDHWKDRYLPDAKLMEECDLLRKGSVLLADNVICPGTPDYLEFVRSSPRYKSQYFKSHLEYTKAEDGLEKSVFLG; encoded by the exons AT GATGTGGCTGACTTTTCTTTACAGCTGCACTGGTGGAGCAGCTCTCCTGTATGCTCTTTACAGATGGGTGATCCCCGCCGCTGTGCAGTATCATGGAGGATTGGCGCTGATGTGGCACGATGTTATTGTGGAGCGGATGCTGGACACTGTGACCCAGTCCACACGTCCTCAG AGGCTACTGGATGCAGTACAGAAAAACGCCACCAGAGGGGACCCTCGCAGCGTGGTGAAAGCCATTGATCAGTTCTGCAAAAACAAGGAATGGGCCATGAATGTGGGGGATGAGAAAG GCAGCATTCTTGACTCAGTGGTGTCTGAGGTAAACCCAGCCACTGTATTGGAGCTGGGAACCTATTGTGGCTACTCCACGGTACGGATCGCCAGCCTGCTTCCCCCTCACGGCAAGCTCATCACTCTTGAATTCAACCCAGACTATGCTGCAATTGCTCGTCAAGTCATCGCTTGGGCAGGATTAGAGGATAAG GTCCATTTAGTTGAAGGAGCATCTGGTGACTGGATCCCCAAAATGAAGGAGCAGTTTGGGGTGAaaacatttgatttaattttcctGGATCACTGGAAGGATCGCTATCTTCCGGATGCAAAACTAATGGAG GAGTGCGACCTCCTCAGGAAAGGCAGCGTCCTACTGGCAGACAACGTGATCTGCCCAGGAACTCCTGACTATCTTGAATTTGTCCGGAGCAGCCCGCGGTACAAGAGCCAGTACTTCAAATCTCACCTGGAGTACACCAAAGCTGAGGATGGCTTGGAGAAGTCTGTCTTCTTAGGCTAg